Proteins from a single region of Chitinibacter bivalviorum:
- the kdsA gene encoding 3-deoxy-8-phosphooctulonate synthase, whose protein sequence is MKLCGFDVGIDQPFFLIAGPCVIESEQMALDTAGQLKEICAELNIPFIYKSSFDKANRSSGKSFRGLGIDEGLRILSEVKKQLGVPVLTDVHTEAEAPIVASVVDVLQTPAFLARQTDFIHAVCATGKPVNIKKGQFMAPWDMKHVIAKGKEANGGLDNLMVCDRGTSFGYNTLVSDMRGLMTMRETGCPVVFDATHSVQQPGGQGDRSGGQREMVPVLARAAVAAGIAGLFMETHPNPCEALSDGPNSMPLGRMKELLITLKDIDRVIKAHSLIEHTL, encoded by the coding sequence ATGAAACTGTGTGGATTTGATGTCGGTATTGATCAGCCATTTTTTCTGATTGCCGGACCATGCGTTATCGAAAGCGAGCAAATGGCACTCGATACCGCTGGGCAACTCAAAGAAATTTGCGCGGAACTGAATATCCCGTTTATCTATAAATCGAGCTTCGATAAAGCCAATCGCTCATCGGGTAAGTCATTCCGTGGCTTAGGGATTGATGAAGGCTTGCGCATTTTATCTGAAGTGAAAAAGCAACTTGGCGTGCCAGTGTTGACCGATGTACATACCGAAGCTGAAGCGCCGATTGTGGCTTCGGTGGTTGATGTGCTGCAAACGCCCGCTTTTTTAGCGCGCCAAACCGACTTTATTCATGCTGTTTGTGCCACGGGCAAGCCAGTGAATATCAAAAAAGGCCAATTTATGGCGCCCTGGGATATGAAGCATGTGATTGCCAAAGGTAAAGAAGCCAATGGTGGCTTGGATAATCTGATGGTGTGTGATCGCGGTACTTCGTTTGGTTACAATACACTGGTAAGCGACATGCGTGGCCTGATGACGATGCGCGAAACCGGCTGCCCGGTGGTTTTTGATGCCACCCATTCAGTGCAACAACCTGGTGGTCAAGGTGATCGCTCGGGTGGTCAGCGCGAAATGGTACCGGTGCTGGCGCGTGCCGCCGTTGCTGCGGGCATTGCGGGCTTGTTTATGGAAACGCATCCAAATCCATGCGAAGCATTGTCTGATGGCCCTAACTCAATGCCATTGGGTCGGATGAAAGAATTACTGATTACGCTCAAGGACATCGACCGTGTCATTAAGGCACACTCCTTGATTGAGCATACTTTGTAA
- the ftsB gene encoding cell division protein FtsB, whose amino-acid sequence MRILALVFAVLIIALQWPLWIGKGSWMRVWQLDTQLAQRQSENAKLKERNTALEAEVNDLKNGTDAIEERARNELGMIRSEEVFFQVLDRNATKLPEIKASNSSAVTAVTNP is encoded by the coding sequence ATGCGAATTTTAGCGTTGGTATTTGCGGTATTGATCATTGCTCTGCAGTGGCCGTTGTGGATAGGCAAGGGCAGCTGGATGCGTGTCTGGCAGCTGGATACCCAATTGGCGCAACGTCAGAGTGAAAATGCCAAACTAAAAGAGCGCAACACTGCTCTTGAAGCCGAGGTCAATGATTTGAAAAATGGCACCGATGCTATCGAGGAACGTGCCCGAAATGAATTGGGCATGATTCGCAGTGAAGAAGTTTTTTTTCAAGTCTTAGATCGTAACGCGACGAAATTGCCAGAAATAAAAGCATCCAATAGCAGTGCAGTAACAGCTGTAACTAATCCATAA
- the eno gene encoding phosphopyruvate hydratase, which produces MSAIVEVIAREILDSRGNPTVEADVLLESGVMGRAAVPSGASTGEREALELRDGDKARYLGKGVLKAVENINTEICEAIIGLDAADQAFIDQTMLDLDGTEDKARMGANAILAVSMAVAKAAAEEAGLPLYRYVGGSGPMALPVPMMNVVNGGEHASNSLDFQELMIVPVGAPTFREALRYGAEVFHNLKKILHDKGMPTQVGDEGGFAPDVAGPEEALDMIMAAIEKAGYKAGTDFRIALDCAASEYYDKATGNYVFKKSGGRTFTSIEMVDYLESLVNKYPIISIEDGMGERDWDGWKVLTDRLGKRVQLVGDDLFVTNTKILAEGIKKGICNSILIKVNQIGSLTETLAAVELAKRSGYTSVMSHRSGETEDATIADLAVATNCMQIKTGSLSRSDRIAKYNQILRIEEELGDAAVYPGIGAFYQLKG; this is translated from the coding sequence ATGAGCGCAATTGTTGAAGTTATTGCACGTGAAATTTTAGATTCTCGCGGCAACCCGACTGTAGAAGCTGATGTTTTGTTGGAATCTGGTGTAATGGGCCGTGCGGCTGTGCCATCTGGCGCATCGACTGGCGAACGTGAAGCCTTGGAACTACGTGACGGCGATAAAGCCCGTTACCTGGGTAAAGGCGTATTGAAAGCCGTTGAAAACATCAATACTGAAATCTGTGAAGCGATTATCGGTCTTGACGCTGCTGATCAAGCTTTCATCGACCAAACTATGTTGGATTTGGACGGTACTGAAGATAAAGCACGTATGGGCGCAAATGCGATCTTGGCCGTGTCTATGGCTGTTGCTAAAGCCGCTGCGGAAGAAGCTGGTTTGCCACTGTACCGTTACGTTGGTGGCTCAGGCCCAATGGCATTGCCAGTACCAATGATGAACGTGGTCAACGGTGGTGAGCACGCATCTAACAGCTTGGACTTCCAAGAGTTGATGATTGTGCCAGTTGGCGCGCCAACTTTCCGTGAAGCGCTGCGTTACGGCGCTGAAGTATTCCACAACCTGAAAAAAATCTTGCACGACAAAGGCATGCCAACTCAAGTGGGCGACGAAGGTGGTTTCGCGCCTGACGTAGCTGGCCCAGAAGAAGCGCTGGACATGATCATGGCTGCGATTGAGAAAGCAGGTTACAAAGCAGGTACTGATTTCCGCATCGCTTTGGATTGCGCGGCTTCTGAATACTATGACAAAGCCACTGGCAACTACGTATTCAAAAAATCAGGCGGCCGTACTTTCACTTCAATCGAAATGGTTGACTACCTCGAAAGCCTCGTGAACAAATACCCAATCATCTCTATCGAAGATGGTATGGGCGAGCGTGACTGGGACGGTTGGAAAGTATTGACTGACCGTCTGGGCAAACGTGTTCAGTTGGTGGGCGATGATTTGTTTGTTACTAACACCAAAATCTTGGCTGAAGGTATCAAAAAAGGCATTTGCAACTCAATCTTGATCAAAGTAAACCAAATCGGTTCATTGACTGAGACTTTGGCTGCCGTAGAGTTGGCTAAACGTAGTGGCTACACTTCTGTAATGAGCCACCGCTCAGGCGAAACTGAAGATGCAACGATTGCTGACTTGGCTGTTGCTACTAACTGCATGCAAATCAAAACGGGTTCATTGAGCCGTTCTGATCGTATCGCTAAGTACAACCAAATCTTGCGTATCGAAGAAGAGTTGGGTGATGCTGCTGTTTACCCAGGTATCGGCGCTTTTTATCAGCTCAAAGGTTAA
- a CDS encoding efflux RND transporter periplasmic adaptor subunit, whose protein sequence is MHQPSMITPKLTTLSIIISGLLLTACGQKTAAPPPPPAPVSVIKIEPTSAPMSFELVGETAGYRDVEVRSRVNGILLKRTYVEGQSVNAGQTLFEIDPEPYKAALDQAKGGLSIEVARLEKARADRDRIIPLFKENAVSRKDYDDAMTAYAAAVASQQSAEAKVREAELNLGYTKVVAPISGMTSTVAQSEGSLVSTAGESGKLTTISQLDPMYVTFSYSEEDRQRLEQMTKAKTISMGDSKNIKASINLSNGAKYEQVGKIDFSDNRVDPKTGTIRARAIFSNPHSQLLPGQFVRLTLDIGKINNAILIPERAIVQSQADKLVMTVDKENKVSPRTIKVGRADAQGQVRVESGLQAGDVVIVEGILKVKPGAIVKPMPASAPQASQAQAAQ, encoded by the coding sequence ATGCACCAGCCCAGTATGATCACCCCAAAATTGACAACACTATCCATTATTATTTCGGGCTTACTTCTGACAGCTTGCGGTCAAAAAACTGCCGCGCCGCCACCCCCTCCTGCACCTGTTAGCGTAATTAAAATCGAACCGACCTCAGCCCCCATGTCGTTCGAATTGGTCGGTGAAACAGCGGGATATCGCGACGTAGAAGTACGCTCACGTGTGAATGGCATTTTACTTAAACGCACTTATGTCGAAGGTCAATCGGTCAACGCAGGTCAAACATTGTTTGAAATTGATCCCGAGCCATACAAAGCAGCCCTTGATCAAGCTAAAGGTGGCCTCTCAATTGAAGTAGCTCGCCTTGAAAAAGCACGTGCAGATCGAGACCGCATCATTCCGCTGTTTAAGGAAAACGCGGTAAGTCGCAAAGATTACGATGACGCCATGACAGCTTATGCAGCAGCTGTAGCCAGCCAGCAATCGGCAGAAGCCAAGGTGCGCGAAGCAGAACTCAACCTAGGTTACACCAAAGTTGTAGCACCGATTTCAGGTATGACCAGCACAGTCGCGCAATCAGAAGGTAGCTTGGTTTCGACTGCGGGCGAATCGGGCAAACTGACAACCATTTCGCAACTTGATCCTATGTACGTGACTTTCTCTTACTCTGAAGAAGATCGCCAACGCTTAGAGCAAATGACGAAAGCGAAAACCATTTCAATGGGTGATTCGAAAAACATCAAAGCCTCAATCAATCTTTCGAATGGCGCAAAATATGAGCAAGTAGGCAAAATCGACTTCTCCGACAATCGAGTTGATCCAAAAACCGGCACAATTCGCGCCCGAGCGATTTTCAGCAATCCTCATTCACAGCTTTTACCAGGGCAGTTTGTTCGCCTTACCCTCGATATTGGCAAGATAAACAATGCAATCTTGATTCCTGAGCGCGCCATTGTTCAATCTCAAGCTGACAAACTGGTAATGACCGTCGACAAAGAGAATAAAGTTTCACCACGCACAATCAAAGTTGGGCGAGCAGACGCTCAAGGACAAGTGCGCGTTGAATCAGGACTTCAAGCGGGGGACGTCGTCATTGTCGAAGGCATTCTGAAAGTTAAGCCCGGTGCCATTGTCAAACCAATGCCTGCCAGCGCACCTCAAGCCAGTCAAGCCCAAGCCGCACAATAA
- the phbB gene encoding acetoacetyl-CoA reductase: MAKVALVTGGMGGIGTAICRKLADDGFTVVTTYSRPGKEAAWLADNEAAGYQFKAFECDVTDFDACVALGAKVTESVGQVDVLVNNAGITRDASFKKLGKTDWDAVIGTNLDSVFNVSKQFVDGMVERNWGRVINISSINGQKGQFGQTNYSAAKAGMHGFTMALAQEVAKKGVTVNTISPGYIATDMVMAVPEDVRNKIIAQIPVARLGKPEEIAGLISYLASDLAGFMTGANLAINGGQHTC; this comes from the coding sequence ATGGCAAAAGTAGCTCTAGTCACAGGCGGTATGGGGGGCATCGGAACCGCAATCTGTCGCAAATTGGCAGACGATGGTTTTACTGTAGTAACCACATACTCTCGCCCAGGCAAAGAAGCTGCATGGCTCGCCGATAATGAAGCGGCAGGCTATCAATTCAAGGCTTTCGAATGTGATGTAACCGACTTCGATGCCTGTGTTGCGCTAGGGGCGAAAGTGACCGAGAGCGTTGGACAAGTCGATGTATTGGTAAACAATGCTGGCATTACTCGCGATGCGAGCTTTAAAAAACTAGGCAAAACAGACTGGGATGCGGTCATTGGCACCAATCTGGATTCAGTTTTTAACGTTTCAAAACAATTTGTCGACGGCATGGTCGAGCGCAACTGGGGCCGCGTGATCAATATCTCATCGATCAACGGTCAGAAAGGTCAATTTGGCCAAACGAATTATTCTGCAGCAAAAGCCGGCATGCATGGTTTTACTATGGCACTGGCACAGGAAGTGGCCAAGAAAGGGGTTACCGTAAATACAATCTCGCCTGGCTACATTGCAACTGATATGGTCATGGCGGTACCAGAAGATGTGCGCAACAAAATCATTGCTCAAATTCCAGTTGCACGCCTTGGCAAACCGGAAGAAATTGCGGGCTTGATTAGCTACCTAGCTTCGGATCTGGCCGGTTTTATGACCGGTGCAAACTTAGCCATAAATGGCGGTCAGCATACCTGCTAA
- a CDS encoding SDR family NAD(P)-dependent oxidoreductase: protein MTAKIGSILISGCSSGIGLWCAQRMAEHGWRVFATARKAEDVAMLSELGLEALLLDVADSASISACVAEILLRTDGRLDALFNNAGFGVPGAVEDLSREAMRHQFETNVFGAIELSNAILPVFRKQGFGRLIFNSSVLGFAAMPYRGAYNASKFALEGFADTLRQELHGSGVQVSLIEPGPIQSRFRANAATQFYRWINPTASFHRPSYQIMDERLKKQGPAAPFTLPEQAVLDVLLKALNAKKAAARYRVTTPTIIFWYLKRLLPTRALDRILLAASGDEPGFCYGRRSK from the coding sequence ATGACAGCAAAGATAGGTTCAATCTTAATTTCAGGCTGTTCAAGTGGCATAGGTCTGTGGTGTGCTCAGCGTATGGCAGAGCATGGCTGGCGTGTGTTTGCAACAGCGAGAAAGGCTGAAGATGTCGCTATGCTCTCCGAGCTTGGTCTAGAGGCATTGTTGTTGGACGTCGCTGATAGTGCTTCGATTAGCGCTTGTGTAGCTGAAATACTGCTGCGAACTGATGGGCGTTTGGATGCATTATTTAATAACGCAGGTTTTGGTGTGCCAGGTGCGGTGGAGGATTTGAGTCGTGAAGCAATGCGGCACCAGTTTGAAACCAATGTCTTTGGGGCAATTGAATTAAGTAATGCGATTTTGCCGGTTTTTCGAAAGCAAGGGTTTGGTCGACTCATCTTCAATAGCTCGGTGCTGGGCTTTGCGGCGATGCCATATCGGGGTGCATATAATGCGAGTAAATTTGCACTTGAAGGCTTTGCCGATACCTTGAGGCAAGAATTGCACGGCTCAGGCGTGCAGGTTTCTTTGATCGAGCCGGGGCCGATTCAAAGTCGTTTTCGCGCAAACGCGGCTACTCAGTTTTATCGATGGATCAATCCAACGGCAAGTTTTCATCGGCCTTCTTATCAGATCATGGATGAACGTTTGAAAAAGCAGGGCCCTGCGGCGCCATTTACTTTGCCTGAGCAGGCCGTGTTGGATGTGTTGCTCAAGGCATTGAATGCTAAAAAAGCAGCCGCACGCTATCGGGTAACTACACCAACGATTATTTTTTGGTATCTGAAACGATTATTGCCTACTCGTGCGCTAGACCGTATTTTGCTTGCGGCATCAGGCGATGAGCCCGGTTTTTGCTACGGCCGTAGGTCAAAATAG
- a CDS encoding CTP synthase, which yields MTKYIFVTGGVVSSLGKGIAAASLASILESRGLKVTMMKLDPYINVDPGTMSPMQHGEVFVTEDGAETDLDLGHYERFITAKMKKSNNFTTGQIYDSVIKKERRGDYLGKTVQVIPHITDEIRLYVERGAADAEIAVIEVGGTVGDIESLPFLEAIRQMGVLLGKENTCFVHLSYVPYIAAAGEIKTKPTQHSVKELREIGIQPDVLICRADRMVPDEERRKIALFTNVTERAVISCPDLDSIYKIPRVLSEQGIDDIICKQFGLDLPKANLTVWDNIVDAIQNPKQTVNVAMVGKYVDLTESYKSLIEALRHAGIHTRSEVKIHFVDSESLETEGANCLKDMDAILVPGGFGKRGVEGKIVAVRFARENNIPYMGICLGMQIALIEFARDIAGMTGANSTEFDLETEYPVVALIDEWVNHDGKVEKRDENSNMGGTMRLGSQECRLGEGSLAAKIYGADVITERHRHRYEVNNYYLARLEAAGLKISGKSVGAEQLVETIELPEHRWFFACQFHPEFTSTPRDGHPLFKSYIEAAIAYARDNGREGLSC from the coding sequence ATGACCAAGTATATATTCGTTACCGGTGGTGTCGTTTCATCTCTCGGTAAAGGCATTGCCGCCGCTTCTTTGGCCTCTATTCTCGAATCGCGCGGTCTTAAAGTGACCATGATGAAGCTGGATCCCTACATCAATGTGGATCCAGGTACCATGAGCCCGATGCAACATGGTGAAGTGTTCGTAACCGAAGATGGTGCCGAAACTGACTTGGACTTGGGCCATTACGAACGCTTTATCACTGCCAAAATGAAGAAAAGCAATAACTTCACGACTGGCCAGATTTATGATTCAGTGATTAAGAAAGAGCGTCGTGGTGATTATCTTGGTAAAACCGTACAGGTTATTCCACATATTACTGACGAAATTCGCCTCTACGTAGAGCGTGGCGCTGCCGATGCAGAAATCGCCGTGATCGAGGTTGGCGGTACGGTGGGTGATATCGAGTCACTCCCTTTCCTAGAAGCGATTCGCCAAATGGGCGTCTTGCTGGGCAAAGAAAACACCTGTTTTGTTCATTTGTCATATGTGCCGTACATTGCGGCGGCTGGCGAGATCAAAACCAAGCCGACACAGCACAGCGTCAAAGAATTGCGCGAAATCGGTATTCAGCCTGATGTGTTGATCTGTCGTGCTGATCGTATGGTGCCGGATGAAGAACGTCGTAAAATCGCTTTGTTCACCAATGTAACTGAGCGTGCGGTGATTTCTTGTCCAGATCTGGATTCGATTTACAAGATCCCTCGCGTGCTGTCAGAGCAAGGTATTGACGACATTATCTGCAAACAATTTGGTCTAGATTTGCCAAAAGCGAATTTGACCGTTTGGGATAACATCGTTGATGCGATTCAAAACCCAAAACAAACCGTCAATGTCGCGATGGTGGGTAAGTATGTTGATCTGACCGAGTCGTACAAATCCTTGATCGAAGCCTTGCGTCACGCCGGCATTCATACTCGTTCCGAAGTGAAAATTCACTTTGTAGATTCTGAGTCGCTGGAAACCGAAGGTGCAAATTGTCTGAAAGACATGGATGCGATTTTGGTGCCGGGCGGTTTTGGTAAGCGCGGCGTGGAAGGTAAAATCGTTGCCGTGCGCTTTGCTCGGGAAAACAATATCCCTTATATGGGTATTTGTTTGGGTATGCAGATTGCGTTGATCGAATTTGCGCGTGATATTGCGGGCATGACAGGTGCTAACTCAACCGAGTTTGATCTGGAAACTGAATATCCGGTTGTCGCTTTAATTGATGAATGGGTGAATCACGACGGTAAAGTCGAAAAACGTGATGAAAACTCAAACATGGGCGGCACAATGCGTCTAGGTTCGCAAGAGTGTCGTTTGGGCGAAGGCTCATTGGCTGCGAAAATCTATGGTGCAGACGTGATTACTGAGCGTCATCGTCATCGTTATGAAGTCAATAACTACTACTTGGCGCGCCTTGAAGCGGCTGGTTTGAAGATCAGTGGTAAATCTGTTGGTGCTGAGCAATTGGTAGAAACCATTGAGTTGCCTGAGCATCGCTGGTTCTTTGCTTGTCAATTCCACCCAGAATTTACTTCTACTCCACGCGATGGTCATCCATTGTTCAAGTCCTACATTGAAGCGGCAATTGCGTACGCCCGTGATAACGGTCGCGAAGGTTTGAGCTGCTAA
- a CDS encoding efflux RND transporter permease subunit, translating to MFSKFFIERPIFASVISIIIVLAGLAAMRSLPVEQYPGITPPVVSVTAFYPGATPDVIAQTVAAPLEQQINGVEKMIYVQSGSASNGQMSLNVYFEIGTDPDQATINVNNRVSAAMAQLPEEVKRQGVTVKKKSTSILNVITLSSPKGSYDTTYLSNYALLNIVDEIKRIPGVGDLQMFGGTDYAMRVWLRPDRISQLGITTSDILSAIREQNAQFAAGKIGAQPTTSKVDFTFTVNTQGRLKSVEEFENIIIRSTPDGAKTRLKDVARIEMGGKDYDILANLNGKQAVAMGIYLQPGANAVAVANAVTAKMEQLKERFPNDIEYTIPYDTTEFVKVSIEKVIHTLLEAIVLVFIVVYLFLQNFRATLIPCIAVPISLIGTFAGMLLLGFSINLLTLLGMVLAIGIVVDDAIVVLENVERIMSEKKCSAKEASILAMQEVAGPVMAIVFVLCAVFLPVAFMGGMTGVMYKQFAITIAVSVAISGLVALTLTPALCAILLKNNHHKPGKFFTWFNNSFDRLTNGYVGGVAFLNRRVGIAFIIFAAMLISLFALFKAVPSSLVPDEDQGYLLSAVMLPDAASLTRTQAVSAQYDKMLMSNKNIENVVSFVGFDMLSGAVLSNSGISFITLKDWKERAGKGDDSFALAQTFKGMAYMGLRDGFAATFNPPAISGMSTTGGLEGYLQNRGTGDTAQFSKEVARFLEEAKKRPEFASVTTTFRANVPQIYLDLDRDKAKALGVSINTVFDTMQATFGQVYVNDFNQFGRTYRVQMQSEADFRARPEDIANVYVRSNNGDMIPLTSLVHVKSSVGPELAERFNIFQAAKLMIQPAPGVSSGQAIAAMEELEKEVLGKEYKLEWTGSAYQEKSAGSSSVIAFVFGIIMVFLILAAQYERWSLPLAVITAVPFALFGALLAVWLVGLTNNVYFQIGMVTLIALAAKNAILIVEFAVMKHEEGMSLLDSALEASRLRFRPIVMTSLAFILGCVPLVISSGAGAASRKALGTPVIGGMLAATFIAIYFIPLFFRLIMKSSEKKVATDTATSNQVAKGDEHA from the coding sequence ATGTTTTCAAAATTCTTTATTGAACGGCCCATTTTTGCCAGTGTGATTTCGATCATCATTGTGCTGGCCGGTCTGGCAGCGATGCGCTCGCTACCAGTAGAGCAATACCCTGGCATTACACCGCCAGTCGTTTCCGTAACAGCCTTCTATCCTGGTGCAACACCAGACGTGATTGCCCAAACTGTTGCTGCGCCACTTGAACAGCAGATCAACGGCGTAGAAAAAATGATCTACGTGCAATCAGGCTCGGCATCCAATGGCCAAATGTCCTTGAATGTCTACTTTGAAATTGGCACTGACCCCGACCAAGCGACGATCAACGTCAACAATCGCGTGTCGGCCGCCATGGCTCAATTGCCAGAGGAAGTGAAGCGCCAAGGTGTTACTGTTAAGAAAAAATCAACCTCCATTCTTAATGTAATTACTTTGAGCTCGCCCAAAGGCTCTTATGATACGACCTACCTGTCTAACTACGCCCTTCTTAATATCGTCGATGAAATTAAGCGGATTCCAGGCGTAGGTGACCTTCAAATGTTTGGTGGAACTGACTACGCAATGCGTGTCTGGTTGCGCCCTGATCGTATCTCTCAACTTGGAATTACCACGTCCGATATTTTGAGCGCAATTCGCGAGCAAAATGCGCAATTTGCTGCAGGTAAAATTGGTGCCCAACCAACCACCAGCAAAGTTGACTTTACATTCACTGTAAATACTCAAGGCCGACTAAAGAGTGTTGAAGAGTTTGAAAACATCATCATCCGTTCAACGCCAGATGGCGCAAAAACACGTCTAAAGGACGTCGCACGGATTGAGATGGGTGGTAAAGATTACGATATTTTGGCGAATCTGAATGGCAAGCAAGCCGTAGCAATGGGCATCTATTTACAGCCCGGCGCCAATGCGGTTGCCGTAGCCAATGCAGTCACCGCGAAAATGGAGCAGCTCAAAGAGCGCTTCCCGAATGATATTGAATATACTATTCCTTACGATACAACCGAATTTGTCAAAGTATCAATCGAAAAAGTAATTCATACGCTGCTTGAAGCCATCGTACTGGTTTTCATTGTTGTATATTTATTTTTGCAAAACTTCCGCGCCACTTTGATCCCTTGCATTGCGGTGCCAATTTCCTTGATTGGTACCTTTGCTGGCATGTTACTCCTCGGTTTTTCAATTAACTTATTGACCCTTCTTGGCATGGTGCTTGCCATTGGTATCGTCGTAGATGATGCCATTGTGGTGTTGGAAAACGTCGAGCGGATTATGTCCGAGAAGAAATGCTCGGCAAAAGAAGCATCGATTTTAGCCATGCAAGAAGTGGCAGGCCCGGTAATGGCCATCGTATTTGTACTGTGTGCGGTATTCTTGCCTGTCGCCTTTATGGGCGGCATGACCGGCGTAATGTACAAACAATTTGCCATTACGATTGCAGTATCAGTAGCCATCTCAGGTTTGGTTGCATTAACACTAACGCCTGCTCTTTGCGCGATCTTACTTAAAAACAATCACCACAAACCGGGTAAATTCTTCACTTGGTTCAACAATAGTTTCGATCGCCTCACCAATGGATATGTAGGCGGCGTAGCTTTCCTTAATCGTCGCGTCGGCATCGCCTTTATCATTTTTGCGGCCATGCTGATATCACTTTTCGCCCTATTTAAAGCGGTACCAAGTTCACTGGTTCCTGATGAAGATCAGGGCTACTTACTCAGTGCGGTCATGCTACCTGATGCGGCATCACTAACTCGCACTCAAGCGGTTTCGGCACAGTACGACAAGATGCTGATGTCCAATAAAAACATCGAAAATGTAGTCTCTTTCGTTGGCTTTGACATGCTGTCCGGAGCGGTTTTGAGCAATAGCGGCATCTCATTTATCACCCTGAAAGACTGGAAAGAGCGCGCTGGTAAAGGTGATGACTCGTTCGCTCTAGCACAAACCTTTAAGGGCATGGCCTACATGGGTCTGCGTGACGGATTTGCTGCCACATTTAACCCTCCAGCCATTTCAGGCATGTCGACAACTGGCGGACTAGAAGGCTACTTGCAAAATCGAGGTACAGGTGACACGGCTCAGTTTTCAAAAGAAGTCGCTCGCTTTTTGGAAGAAGCCAAAAAACGGCCTGAGTTTGCATCTGTGACGACCACTTTCCGCGCCAATGTACCGCAAATTTATTTGGATCTTGACAGGGATAAAGCAAAAGCGCTCGGTGTTAGTATCAATACCGTGTTTGACACCATGCAAGCGACATTTGGCCAAGTATATGTCAATGACTTTAACCAATTTGGACGCACCTATCGCGTGCAAATGCAATCAGAAGCTGACTTCCGTGCACGCCCCGAAGATATTGCCAACGTTTATGTTCGTTCAAACAATGGCGATATGATTCCACTGACTAGTTTGGTTCATGTCAAAAGCTCTGTCGGCCCTGAATTAGCTGAACGTTTCAATATTTTCCAGGCTGCCAAGCTGATGATCCAACCAGCCCCAGGCGTGAGCTCTGGTCAGGCTATTGCAGCGATGGAGGAACTTGAGAAAGAAGTATTGGGCAAAGAATACAAACTTGAATGGACAGGTTCAGCTTACCAAGAAAAATCGGCGGGTTCGTCGTCTGTTATTGCCTTTGTATTCGGCATTATCATGGTATTCCTGATTTTGGCAGCTCAATATGAGCGCTGGAGCTTACCACTTGCGGTAATTACGGCAGTGCCATTTGCCTTGTTCGGTGCATTACTTGCCGTCTGGCTCGTCGGACTCACCAATAATGTCTACTTCCAAATCGGTATGGTGACCTTGATTGCGCTAGCCGCCAAGAATGCGATTTTGATCGTCGAATTTGCGGTAATGAAACATGAAGAAGGAATGAGCTTACTCGATTCGGCGCTGGAGGCGTCACGACTCCGCTTCCGCCCCATCGTCATGACTTCGCTCGCATTTATTCTGGGTTGTGTACCACTTGTAATTTCAAGTGGAGCAGGTGCAGCCAGCCGTAAAGCGCTTGGCACCCCAGTAATCGGCGGCATGTTGGCGGCGACATTTATTGCCATCTACTTTATTCCATTGTTCTTCCGTTTGATTATGAAAAGTAGCGAGAAGAAAGTAGCCACAGATACAGCGACGAGCAACCAAGTCGCCAAGGGAGATGAACATGCGTAA